The Rhizobium etli 8C-3 genome has a segment encoding these proteins:
- the denD gene encoding D-erythronate dehydrogenase — protein sequence MHVMVIGAAGMVGRKLVETLDSNAEALGRGIDRLTLVDVVAPPLPAALASVSNALALDLSDAGAAARLASLRPDLIFHLAAIVSGEAEADFDKGYRINLDGTHSLFEAIRYEGQKEPYIPRLIFASSIAVFGQPFPEKIEDDFFTTPLTSYGTQKAICELLLADYTRRGFFDGIGIRLPTICIRPGKPNKAASGFFSNILREPLVGQEAVLPVEETVRHWFASPRSAVGFFVHAARIDTSEIGPRRNLTMPGLSALVGEEIEALRRVAGDKAVRLIRREADPTIRSIVSGWATNFNAQRAVALGFKAETSFDEIIKIHIDDELGGKI from the coding sequence ATGCATGTGATGGTTATCGGCGCAGCCGGCATGGTCGGACGCAAACTGGTGGAGACGCTCGACTCCAACGCCGAAGCGCTCGGCCGCGGCATCGACAGGCTGACGCTCGTCGATGTCGTTGCTCCGCCTCTGCCTGCCGCACTTGCCTCCGTTTCCAATGCGCTGGCGCTTGATCTTTCGGATGCCGGCGCCGCAGCCAGGCTTGCCTCCTTGCGGCCGGACCTGATCTTCCATCTCGCGGCCATCGTGTCAGGTGAGGCCGAGGCGGACTTCGACAAAGGCTACCGCATCAATCTTGACGGGACGCACTCGCTCTTTGAGGCGATCCGGTACGAAGGCCAAAAAGAGCCTTACATCCCGCGCCTGATCTTTGCGTCATCAATCGCCGTCTTCGGGCAGCCATTCCCGGAGAAGATCGAAGATGATTTCTTCACGACGCCGCTGACGAGCTACGGGACGCAGAAGGCAATCTGCGAACTCCTGTTGGCCGATTATACACGGCGTGGCTTTTTCGACGGCATCGGCATTCGCCTTCCGACGATCTGCATTCGCCCTGGCAAGCCCAACAAGGCAGCCTCGGGATTTTTTTCCAACATCCTGCGCGAGCCGTTGGTCGGCCAGGAGGCCGTGCTCCCCGTCGAAGAGACCGTCCGTCACTGGTTTGCAAGCCCCCGTTCGGCAGTTGGCTTCTTCGTCCATGCAGCGCGCATCGACACCAGCGAGATCGGGCCGCGCCGCAATCTGACCATGCCCGGCCTTTCTGCGCTCGTCGGCGAAGAGATCGAGGCGCTGCGCCGCGTTGCCGGCGACAAGGCCGTCAGACTCATCCGCCGCGAGGCCGACCCCACAATTCGTTCGATTGTTTCCGGCTGGGCAACCAATTTCAATGCGCAGCGCGCCGTCGCGCTCGGTTTCAAGGCGGAAACCAGTTTCGACGAAATCATCAAGATCCACATAGACGACGAACTCGGGGGTAAAATCTAA
- a CDS encoding SDR family oxidoreductase, which yields MPLSATLEKGKIALVTGGGTGIGRSIARALSAEGYIVVITGRRSDVLEKAATELAAETGGTVRAMSCDIGLAEQVADLFGQIKAEFARLDLLVNNAGTNIAAIPLEDVSFDQWSGVVAANLTGAFLCTQQAFKLMKSQEPRGGRIINNGSISATTPRPNSAPYTTTKHAITGLTKSAALDGRPYDIACGQIDIGNAATDMTSKMSSGVLQANGEIASEPTIPSEHIARAVVYMASLPLEANVLTMTVMATKMPLVGRG from the coding sequence ATGCCGCTATCCGCAACCCTGGAGAAAGGCAAGATCGCGCTCGTCACCGGCGGAGGCACCGGCATCGGCCGCAGCATCGCCCGGGCCTTGAGCGCTGAAGGCTATATCGTCGTCATCACCGGCCGCCGAAGCGATGTTCTGGAAAAAGCCGCCACAGAGCTTGCTGCCGAAACCGGCGGCACGGTGCGCGCGATGTCCTGCGATATCGGCCTTGCCGAGCAGGTGGCGGACCTTTTTGGTCAGATCAAAGCCGAGTTCGCTAGGCTCGACCTTCTCGTCAACAATGCCGGCACCAATATTGCGGCAATTCCGCTGGAGGACGTGAGCTTCGATCAGTGGAGCGGGGTAGTCGCGGCCAACCTCACCGGCGCCTTTCTATGCACGCAGCAGGCTTTCAAGTTGATGAAATCGCAGGAGCCGCGTGGCGGCCGCATCATCAACAACGGATCGATTTCCGCCACGACGCCGAGGCCGAATTCCGCACCTTATACGACGACGAAGCATGCGATTACCGGCCTGACGAAGTCGGCCGCACTCGACGGGCGGCCGTACGATATCGCCTGCGGCCAGATCGATATCGGCAATGCCGCAACGGATATGACATCGAAGATGAGCTCGGGAGTGCTGCAGGCGAATGGAGAGATTGCGAGCGAGCCGACGATCCCGTCCGAGCATATCGCCCGCGCCGTCGTCTATATGGCGAGCCTGCCGTTGGAGGCAAACGTGCTGACCATGACTGTGATGGCGACAAAAATGCCCCTGGTGGGCAGGGGATAG
- a CDS encoding ABC transporter ATP-binding protein — protein MAAVEFVDVRKSFGAFPVIKGVNIEIADGEFVILVGPSGCGKSTLLRMLAGLENISAGQIRIGSRVVNGLAPGERDIAMVFQNYALYPHMTVAQNMAFSLMLKRAPKVDMDQRVNKAAGILGLTKLLDRYPRQLSGGQRQRVAMGRAIVRDPQVFLFDEPLSNLDAKLRVAMRAEIKELHQRLSTTTVYVTHDQIEAMTMADKIVVMHDGAVEQIGAPLDLYDNPANLFVAGFIGSPAMNMFKGRLNPDNANQFIASDGTALPVANPPAGAKGRDLIYGLRPEYIALDANGLPAEIVVIEPTGYETQLTMRFAGADVSCVFRERVNARPGETLRISIDAPHVHLFDAESGQRLST, from the coding sequence ATGGCAGCTGTCGAGTTTGTCGATGTCAGAAAATCGTTCGGAGCGTTCCCCGTCATCAAGGGTGTGAACATCGAGATTGCCGACGGGGAGTTCGTGATCCTGGTCGGGCCGTCTGGGTGCGGAAAATCAACGCTTTTGAGAATGCTCGCTGGCCTCGAAAATATATCCGCCGGGCAAATTCGCATTGGCAGCCGCGTGGTCAACGGGCTGGCGCCTGGAGAACGCGATATCGCCATGGTCTTTCAGAACTATGCGCTTTATCCGCACATGACGGTCGCCCAGAACATGGCGTTTTCGCTGATGCTCAAACGTGCGCCGAAGGTGGACATGGATCAGCGCGTCAACAAGGCCGCCGGCATCCTCGGCCTCACCAAACTACTCGACCGCTATCCACGGCAGCTTTCGGGCGGTCAGCGGCAGCGCGTTGCCATGGGCCGGGCGATCGTTCGCGATCCGCAGGTCTTCCTTTTCGACGAACCGCTCTCCAACCTCGACGCCAAGCTCCGCGTCGCCATGCGCGCCGAGATCAAGGAGCTTCACCAGCGTCTTAGCACCACGACCGTCTATGTCACCCACGACCAGATCGAGGCGATGACGATGGCCGACAAGATCGTCGTCATGCATGACGGCGCGGTGGAACAAATTGGCGCGCCGCTCGATCTTTACGACAATCCGGCGAACCTCTTTGTCGCTGGCTTCATCGGCTCGCCGGCGATGAACATGTTCAAGGGCCGGCTCAATCCGGATAACGCCAACCAGTTCATCGCGTCGGACGGAACGGCCCTGCCGGTTGCAAATCCGCCTGCCGGAGCGAAGGGACGCGATCTGATCTACGGGTTGCGCCCGGAATACATCGCTCTCGATGCCAATGGTCTGCCGGCTGAGATCGTCGTCATCGAGCCGACCGGCTACGAAACGCAGTTGACCATGAGGTTCGCAGGCGCTGATGTCAGTTGCGTCTTCCGCGAACGCGTCAACGCGCGTCCAGGCGAGACGCTGCGCATTTCAATCGACGCGCCGCATGTGCATCTCTTCGATGCCGAAAGCGGACAAAGATTGAGTACCTGA
- a CDS encoding ABC transporter substrate-binding protein, which yields MTIKRRDFLAASAAAAGIAGLSPFGVRPSFAQAEPNYKPEEGASLRLLRWTPFVKGDEDAWLANTKKFTEATGVAVRVDKESWEDIRPKAAVAANVGSGPDMVMCWFDDAHQYPDKLVDLTELATYLGNKYGGWYDGVRGYATRDDKFIAMPLTAIGNAVVYRDSHVKAAGFSEFPKDTAGFLELCKAMKAKGTPAGFPHGKAVGDGNNYAHWLLWSHGGKMVDESGKVTINSPETLAAINYAKELYATFIPGTESWQDINNNRAFLAGQVSLIANGVSVYYAAKKDPKLAELTADMRTTNFPIGPVGKSVELHQTSSLLLFNHTEYPEAAKAYIKFMMEADQMNAWITGSSAYCCQPLKAFSDNPVWTADPIHAPYARASETLRPNGYAGPLGYASAGTMADYVLVDMFAVAVTGQMTPEDAMKEAERRANRYYRV from the coding sequence ATGACAATCAAAAGACGTGATTTTCTTGCCGCGTCGGCGGCCGCGGCCGGTATCGCGGGCCTTTCGCCGTTCGGGGTCCGACCGTCTTTCGCCCAGGCCGAGCCGAATTACAAGCCGGAAGAAGGCGCAAGCCTCAGGCTTCTTCGCTGGACGCCCTTCGTCAAGGGAGACGAGGATGCCTGGCTTGCCAACACCAAGAAGTTCACCGAAGCGACCGGCGTTGCGGTTCGCGTCGACAAGGAAAGCTGGGAAGATATCCGTCCGAAGGCTGCCGTCGCCGCCAATGTCGGCTCGGGTCCGGACATGGTGATGTGCTGGTTCGACGACGCCCACCAGTATCCCGACAAACTCGTCGACCTGACCGAACTTGCGACCTATCTCGGCAACAAGTACGGCGGCTGGTATGACGGTGTCCGCGGCTATGCAACCCGCGACGACAAGTTCATCGCCATGCCACTGACGGCGATCGGCAATGCCGTCGTCTACCGCGACAGCCATGTAAAGGCGGCCGGCTTCAGCGAGTTCCCGAAGGATACGGCAGGCTTTCTTGAACTTTGCAAGGCAATGAAAGCCAAGGGCACGCCCGCCGGATTCCCGCATGGCAAGGCAGTCGGCGACGGCAACAATTATGCCCATTGGCTGCTTTGGAGCCATGGCGGCAAGATGGTGGACGAAAGCGGCAAGGTGACCATCAACAGCCCCGAAACGCTGGCTGCCATCAACTATGCGAAGGAGCTCTATGCGACCTTCATCCCGGGCACGGAAAGCTGGCAGGACATCAACAACAACCGCGCATTCCTCGCTGGGCAGGTTTCGCTGATCGCAAACGGTGTGTCAGTCTACTATGCGGCGAAAAAGGATCCAAAGCTTGCCGAACTCACCGCAGACATGAGAACAACGAACTTCCCGATTGGTCCGGTCGGCAAGAGCGTCGAGCTGCACCAGACGAGCTCGCTGCTTCTTTTCAATCATACCGAGTATCCGGAAGCCGCAAAAGCCTACATCAAGTTCATGATGGAAGCCGACCAGATGAATGCGTGGATTACAGGTTCCAGCGCCTATTGCTGCCAGCCGCTGAAGGCCTTTTCCGACAATCCCGTCTGGACGGCCGATCCGATCCATGCGCCCTATGCGCGTGCATCGGAGACACTGAGGCCGAACGGTTATGCGGGCCCTCTCGGCTATGCTTCGGCAGGCACCATGGCCGACTACGTACTCGTCGACATGTTCGCCGTTGCTGTAACCGGGCAGATGACGCCGGAAGACGCGATGAAGGAAGCAGAGCGCCGGGCAAACCGCTACTACCGGGTTTAA
- a CDS encoding carbohydrate ABC transporter permease: MSTVTSEDTTRGRVASLMQNNNMLGFLFMLPAAIFLVCFLTYPLGLGVWLGFTDTRIGRDGIFIGLENYQFLAGDSVFWLSVFNTLLYTFVASVLKFVLGLWLALLLNQHLPFKSFFRAIVLLPWVVPTVLSGLAFWWIYDSQFSILSWSLMQMGLIDAPINFLGDPTNARISVIIANVWRGIPFVAISLLAGLQTIPASLQEAASLDGATSWQRFRYVTLPMLTPIIAVVMTFSVLFTFTDFQLIYVLTKGGPVNATHLMATLSFQRGIPGGQLGEGAAIAVAMIPFLLAAIMFSFFGLQRRKWQQGGQD, translated from the coding sequence ATGTCGACCGTGACATCCGAGGATACGACGCGCGGCCGGGTCGCATCGCTCATGCAGAACAACAACATGCTCGGCTTCTTGTTCATGCTACCGGCGGCCATCTTTCTCGTGTGTTTCCTCACCTACCCGCTCGGGCTGGGCGTCTGGCTGGGCTTCACCGATACCCGGATCGGTCGCGACGGGATCTTCATCGGCCTTGAGAACTATCAGTTCCTCGCCGGGGATTCCGTTTTCTGGCTCTCGGTCTTCAATACCCTGCTTTATACGTTCGTTGCCTCCGTGTTGAAATTCGTGCTGGGCCTCTGGCTGGCACTGCTTCTCAATCAGCACCTGCCGTTCAAGTCGTTCTTCCGCGCTATCGTCCTGCTTCCATGGGTCGTTCCGACGGTGCTGTCGGGGCTGGCTTTCTGGTGGATCTACGATTCCCAGTTCTCGATCCTTTCCTGGTCGCTGATGCAGATGGGACTGATTGATGCACCGATCAATTTTCTCGGTGATCCCACGAATGCGCGAATTTCGGTGATTATCGCCAATGTCTGGCGCGGCATACCCTTCGTCGCCATCTCGCTGCTCGCCGGCCTGCAGACCATTCCCGCCTCGCTCCAGGAAGCCGCTTCGCTCGACGGTGCAACCAGCTGGCAGCGGTTCCGCTATGTGACACTGCCGATGCTGACGCCGATCATCGCCGTCGTGATGACCTTTTCGGTGCTTTTTACCTTCACCGATTTCCAGCTGATCTACGTGTTGACCAAAGGCGGTCCGGTCAATGCAACGCACCTGATGGCGACGCTGTCGTTCCAGCGCGGCATTCCGGGCGGTCAATTGGGCGAGGGGGCTGCCATTGCGGTTGCGATGATCCCCTTCCTGCTTGCCGCCATCATGTTCAGCTTCTTCGGTCTGCAGCGCCGCAAATGGCAGCAGGGCGGCCAGGATTAA
- a CDS encoding carbohydrate ABC transporter permease yields MNANTTDQVLTDNVQGMSYLNRLPRRIVMLYLPMAVFVFVLLFPFYWMAITAVKPNAQLTDYNNYSPFWVVEPTLDHIKYLFLETSYPGWLWNTMLVAVGSTVLSLAASVFGAYAIERVRFTGSRPVGLLIFLAYLVPPSILFIPLAFIVFKLGIYDSRLALIFTYPTFLIPFCTWLLMGYFRSIPFELEESALVDGANRWQILVKIILPLAVPGLISAGIFAFTLSWNEFIYALTFIQSSENKTIPVGVLTELVRGDVFEWGSLMAGALFGSLPVVILYSFFVDYYVSSMTGAVKE; encoded by the coding sequence ATGAACGCCAACACTACCGATCAGGTTCTGACCGACAACGTCCAGGGGATGAGTTATCTCAATCGTCTGCCACGGCGCATCGTCATGCTCTATCTGCCGATGGCAGTCTTCGTCTTCGTGCTGCTCTTTCCGTTCTATTGGATGGCGATTACCGCCGTCAAACCGAACGCGCAGTTGACCGATTACAACAACTACAGCCCCTTTTGGGTGGTCGAGCCGACGCTAGACCACATCAAGTATCTGTTCCTTGAAACCTCCTATCCGGGCTGGCTCTGGAACACCATGCTGGTTGCGGTCGGATCTACGGTGCTGTCGCTTGCAGCATCCGTTTTCGGCGCCTACGCAATCGAGCGCGTGCGCTTTACTGGATCGCGCCCGGTCGGGCTCCTCATTTTTCTCGCCTATCTCGTGCCGCCATCGATCCTCTTCATCCCGCTGGCCTTCATCGTCTTCAAGCTCGGCATCTATGATTCCAGGCTGGCGCTGATCTTCACCTATCCGACCTTCCTCATTCCGTTCTGCACCTGGCTGCTGATGGGCTATTTCCGGTCGATCCCTTTCGAGCTCGAGGAAAGTGCGTTGGTCGACGGCGCCAATCGCTGGCAGATTCTCGTGAAGATCATCCTGCCGCTTGCCGTGCCCGGGTTAATATCGGCCGGCATTTTCGCCTTCACGCTCTCGTGGAACGAGTTCATCTATGCGCTCACATTCATTCAGTCGTCCGAAAACAAGACGATTCCCGTCGGTGTTTTGACGGAGCTGGTGCGCGGTGACGTCTTCGAATGGGGATCACTGATGGCCGGGGCCTTGTTCGGCTCGCTGCCCGTCGTGATCCTCTATTCGTTCTTCGTCGACTACTATGTCTCGTCGATGACCGGGGCGGTGAAGGAATGA
- a CDS encoding SDR family NAD(P)-dependent oxidoreductase, producing MNRIDLEGQHAIVTGGAQGIGFAIASRLIASGAEVTLWDMDGPLLKKAEAALGAGARSAVADISRFDQVEAAYAATAADGPPVSILVNSAGIAGDAAPVDTYDIAMWAKIIDINLTGTFYVNRAVVPDMKARNYGRIVNIASIAGKEGNPNAAAYSASKAGVIGLTKSLGKELAAYDIAVNCITPATAQTRILEQLTPEFIEYMRSRIPRGRFLKVEEAASMVAWLVSKENSFTTASIFDLSGGRATY from the coding sequence ATGAACAGGATTGATCTGGAAGGCCAGCATGCGATCGTCACAGGAGGTGCACAGGGTATTGGTTTTGCAATCGCCAGCCGTCTCATAGCCTCCGGTGCGGAGGTCACGCTCTGGGACATGGATGGGCCGTTGCTCAAAAAGGCGGAGGCTGCGCTTGGCGCAGGAGCTCGCAGCGCCGTTGCCGATATCTCACGCTTCGACCAGGTCGAGGCTGCCTATGCCGCCACTGCCGCCGATGGCCCACCGGTTTCGATCCTCGTCAATTCCGCCGGCATCGCCGGAGATGCAGCGCCGGTTGACACCTACGACATCGCCATGTGGGCGAAGATCATCGATATCAATCTCACCGGCACATTCTACGTCAACCGCGCAGTTGTCCCGGACATGAAGGCGCGAAACTATGGCCGCATCGTCAATATTGCCTCGATCGCGGGCAAGGAAGGCAATCCGAACGCTGCGGCCTATTCCGCCTCGAAGGCAGGCGTCATCGGTCTTACCAAGTCGCTGGGCAAGGAGCTTGCAGCCTACGACATCGCCGTCAATTGCATTACGCCGGCAACCGCTCAGACGCGGATTCTGGAACAGTTGACGCCGGAATTCATCGAATATATGCGCTCGCGCATTCCGCGCGGCCGCTTTTTGAAAGTCGAGGAGGCAGCTTCCATGGTCGCCTGGCTGGTATCAAAGGAAAACAGCTTTACCACAGCCTCGATATTCGACCTGTCAGGCGGGCGTGCCACCTATTGA
- a CDS encoding LacI family DNA-binding transcriptional regulator → MQQKQRLPARKSKVTVRDVALRAGVGESTVSRIMRNKGPVAEETRRRVMEAVRATGYVPNRIAGSLASLDSHLVGVIVPSLSNIVFPEVLQGVHSALRGSDYQPVISITGYDIDLEETIVRGLLSWKPAAILIAGFDHTPATHRMLFESGIRIVEMMDIDSAPIDIAVGMSHRRAGYATGQYLVERGYHRFGYVGHDWNADRRARLRYDGICGALGDAGLQIAAQAIADAPSSVGVGREMTARLLAGPAKLDAIIYSNDDMALGGVFHCLGSGVRMPDDLAIFGFNGLDIGRELPQPLATVRSNRFLIGRTSVEKAFETPQRPQTRSIVDTGFEIFPGATA, encoded by the coding sequence ATGCAGCAAAAACAGCGTCTGCCGGCAAGGAAAAGCAAGGTGACGGTCAGGGATGTCGCCCTTCGCGCCGGCGTGGGCGAGTCGACCGTCTCGCGGATCATGCGCAACAAGGGGCCGGTTGCAGAAGAGACGCGCCGGCGAGTGATGGAGGCCGTCCGGGCGACGGGTTATGTCCCCAACCGGATTGCCGGTTCGCTTGCCTCGCTCGATTCCCATCTGGTTGGCGTCATCGTTCCCTCACTGTCCAACATCGTGTTTCCCGAAGTTTTGCAAGGTGTCCATTCCGCTTTGCGCGGCAGCGACTATCAGCCCGTCATCAGCATTACCGGCTACGACATCGATCTGGAGGAAACGATCGTTCGCGGACTGCTGTCATGGAAGCCCGCAGCCATCCTGATTGCCGGCTTCGATCATACCCCGGCAACCCATCGCATGCTTTTTGAAAGCGGAATCCGCATTGTCGAGATGATGGACATCGATTCGGCACCGATCGATATCGCCGTCGGCATGTCGCATCGGCGTGCCGGCTATGCCACGGGTCAATACCTTGTCGAGCGCGGATACCACCGGTTCGGATATGTCGGTCATGACTGGAATGCCGACAGGCGGGCCCGTCTGCGCTACGACGGGATCTGTGGCGCCTTGGGCGACGCGGGATTGCAAATTGCCGCCCAGGCGATCGCCGATGCGCCGAGTTCCGTCGGTGTCGGACGGGAGATGACGGCACGCCTTTTGGCCGGGCCGGCAAAGCTCGACGCGATCATCTATTCCAACGACGACATGGCTCTCGGCGGTGTCTTCCACTGCCTCGGTTCCGGCGTTCGCATGCCCGACGATCTTGCCATCTTTGGTTTCAATGGCCTAGATATCGGCCGCGAACTGCCGCAGCCTCTTGCGACTGTACGCTCCAACCGCTTCCTGATTGGCCGCACATCAGTGGAAAAGGCATTCGAAACGCCGCAGCGGCCGCAAACGAGATCCATTGTCGATACAGGCTTCGAGATTTTTCCAGGTGCCACGGCCTAA
- the otnI gene encoding 2-oxo-tetronate isomerase: MPQFAANLTMMFNEVAFLERFAAAAMVGFSAVEFLFPYDHPPEVIGERLRENGLTLALFNLPPGNWQAGERGLAALDGRRSEFRTSVDTALEYARCAGARTLHVMSGLASRRDPAAIAVYRDSLAFACDRAGESDIDIVIEPINPRDMPGYFLNDFDFAADIISALKRPNLKLQFDIYHRQIIHGDVLTGLRQLIPLVGHVQIASVPLRNEPATGELDDFRVLRELDGLGYKGFVGCEYRPAGKTVAGLGWLEAFASR; encoded by the coding sequence ATGCCGCAATTCGCCGCAAACCTTACCATGATGTTCAACGAAGTGGCGTTTTTGGAACGGTTCGCGGCAGCGGCAATGGTCGGCTTTTCCGCCGTCGAGTTCCTGTTTCCCTATGACCACCCGCCGGAGGTCATCGGCGAGCGCCTGCGGGAAAACGGATTGACGCTTGCACTCTTCAACTTGCCGCCGGGAAACTGGCAGGCCGGCGAACGGGGCCTTGCTGCGCTCGACGGCCGGAGAAGCGAATTTCGAACCTCGGTGGATACCGCCTTGGAATACGCCCGATGCGCAGGGGCCCGCACGCTGCATGTCATGAGCGGTCTGGCTTCGCGCCGGGACCCGGCCGCGATTGCGGTTTACCGCGACTCTCTGGCATTCGCCTGCGACCGGGCAGGCGAAAGCGACATCGACATCGTCATCGAGCCGATTAACCCGCGGGACATGCCGGGCTATTTTCTCAACGACTTCGACTTCGCAGCCGACATCATCAGTGCATTGAAGAGGCCAAACCTGAAGCTGCAATTCGACATCTATCATCGTCAGATCATTCACGGCGATGTGCTCACGGGGCTCCGACAGCTTATACCGCTCGTCGGCCACGTACAGATTGCTTCGGTGCCGCTGCGCAACGAACCCGCAACGGGCGAGCTTGACGATTTTCGTGTGCTCCGAGAGCTGGATGGACTTGGCTATAAGGGCTTCGTGGGCTGCGAGTATCGCCCTGCAGGCAAGACGGTGGCAGGTCTTGGCTGGCTAGAGGCTTTTGCAAGCCGCTGA
- the ltnD gene encoding L-threonate dehydrogenase has product MSEAVNLKLCVIGLGSMGFGIATSLLEKGFETHGYDISAETTSRFVAAGGKGAASPAEAAAGADVVVTVVVDGAQTEQVLFGKGGAAHSMSKGGTILSFATMPPQTAEDLAQRAGALALNYIDGPISGGAKRAAAGQLTIMASGRPEAFNHARPVLDAIAVKVYELADRPGIGSSFKIVNQLLAGVHIAAACEAITFAKALGLDIDKVYEVIIASAGNSWMFENRVPHILQGDYSPQSAVDIFTKDLGIVSDLGRGLKFPLPITSTALQMFIMTAAAGMGRDDDASVARLIAKVTGIELPGGPEAA; this is encoded by the coding sequence ATGAGCGAAGCGGTTAACCTGAAGCTCTGCGTCATCGGTCTCGGATCGATGGGTTTTGGCATCGCGACATCACTGCTGGAGAAGGGCTTTGAGACCCACGGCTACGACATCAGCGCCGAAACGACGTCGCGGTTCGTGGCGGCAGGAGGCAAAGGGGCCGCAAGTCCAGCCGAAGCAGCTGCCGGGGCCGATGTCGTCGTGACCGTGGTCGTTGATGGCGCCCAGACAGAACAGGTTCTATTTGGTAAGGGCGGTGCGGCCCACAGCATGTCGAAGGGCGGTACGATCCTTTCCTTTGCAACGATGCCGCCGCAGACGGCCGAAGATCTGGCGCAACGCGCCGGCGCGCTCGCTCTGAACTATATCGACGGGCCCATCAGCGGCGGCGCCAAACGTGCCGCTGCCGGGCAACTCACGATAATGGCATCGGGACGACCCGAAGCTTTCAACCATGCCCGCCCCGTGCTTGATGCGATTGCCGTGAAGGTCTACGAACTCGCAGACCGGCCCGGCATCGGATCATCCTTCAAGATCGTCAACCAGCTCCTTGCCGGCGTTCATATCGCGGCCGCCTGTGAAGCGATAACCTTTGCCAAGGCGCTTGGTCTTGATATCGACAAGGTCTATGAGGTCATCATAGCGTCGGCCGGCAATTCCTGGATGTTCGAAAACCGCGTCCCCCACATCCTGCAAGGTGATTATTCCCCCCAGAGCGCCGTCGATATTTTCACGAAGGACCTTGGCATCGTGTCGGACCTTGGGCGCGGGCTGAAATTTCCACTGCCGATCACTTCCACGGCACTTCAGATGTTCATCATGACGGCTGCAGCCGGCATGGGCCGAGACGATGATGCCTCCGTCGCAAGGCTGATCGCAAAAGTGACGGGCATTGAGCTTCCCGGCGGGCCGGAGGCTGCGTGA